A window of the [Chlorobium] sp. 445 genome harbors these coding sequences:
- the tsaB gene encoding tRNA (adenosine(37)-N6)-threonylcarbamoyltransferase complex dimerization subunit type 1 TsaB, which produces MNILALETSHAPMSVALSVGDAEVIKFGSAWQRTSEEILPLIESALSQASLSLLQIDAVALSNGPGSFTALRIGMSTAKGLCFALDKPLVTVGTLEAMALAAERQVRNEVQPIAALVPVIYSKADEFFVGEIAPTALCENLLLEIPKCYLTINELSQRYRKEAGEVVCGRSPEKLRPQIETCLNWHELDFSAAALLPIAKEKVKKEMFADLAFAEPMYLKNFEAKKSTRKFFG; this is translated from the coding sequence TTGAATATTCTTGCTCTTGAGACATCGCATGCCCCAATGAGCGTGGCGCTCTCTGTTGGGGATGCAGAGGTAATAAAATTTGGTTCGGCTTGGCAACGCACGTCGGAAGAAATCCTACCGCTCATCGAAAGTGCACTATCGCAAGCGTCGCTATCGCTCTTGCAGATTGATGCTGTGGCACTCTCCAACGGACCCGGCTCCTTTACTGCACTGCGAATAGGAATGTCGACTGCCAAAGGCTTGTGCTTTGCTCTGGATAAACCTCTGGTTACAGTAGGCACATTGGAAGCTATGGCACTTGCAGCTGAGCGACAAGTCCGCAATGAAGTGCAGCCGATAGCGGCACTGGTGCCAGTCATCTACTCGAAAGCCGATGAGTTTTTTGTGGGCGAAATTGCGCCTACAGCCTTGTGCGAAAATCTCTTGCTCGAAATACCCAAGTGTTATCTCACAATAAATGAGCTTTCACAGCGATACCGGAAAGAGGCAGGAGAAGTCGTGTGCGGACGCAGTCCTGAAAAATTGCGACCTCAAATTGAGACGTGTCTAAATTGGCATGAACTGGATTTTTCAGCGGCAGCACTGCTGCCAATCGCAAAAGAAAAGGTGAAAAAAGAAATGTTTGCTGACCTTGCCTTTGCCGAGCCTATGTATTTGAAAAATTTTGAGGCAAAGAAAAGCACCAGAAAATTCTTCGGCTAA
- a CDS encoding glutamine-hydrolyzing GMP synthase — translation MNTVVILDFGSQYTQLIARRVRELGVYSEILPYNAPLERIVALNPKALIFSGGPASVYQKFAPLPDARLYDLNLPTLGICYGLQAIARHFGGKVEVAKAREYGRTNLVIKRNGTESALFKNVPNSTVWMSHGDKVTALPPGFSVIAESENSELCAVEYLGNGKRIFGLQFHPEVHHTTYGKEILANFLFDVAHLTPDWSPQSFIESEIEKIRLTVGKEHAICALSGGVDSTVAATLVSRAIGKRLKCIFVDNGLLRKNEAKEVKATLHGLGLNLKVVKAADLFLSRLKRIIDPEKKRKIIGKTFIDVFESQITREKFLVQGTLYPDVIESVNVRGPSQTIKTHHNVGGLPKNMKLKLIEPLRELFKDEVRAVGKLLGVPAQILSRHPFPGPGLAVRVIGEVSPARCAILREADAIFIEELRHAGLYDKVWQAFAVLLPIQTVGVMGDNRTYENVIALRAVNSTDGMTADWSELPHDFLAKVSNRIINEVRGVNRVVYDISSKPPATIEWE, via the coding sequence ATGAACACCGTCGTTATTTTAGATTTCGGCTCTCAATATACCCAGCTCATTGCGCGGCGCGTGCGAGAGCTTGGCGTCTATTCCGAAATTTTGCCCTACAATGCTCCACTTGAGCGGATTGTTGCGCTTAACCCGAAAGCCTTGATTTTCTCTGGCGGTCCTGCTAGTGTCTATCAAAAATTTGCTCCCCTGCCCGATGCACGCCTCTATGACCTGAACTTGCCTACGCTTGGCATTTGCTATGGACTGCAAGCTATTGCGCGCCACTTTGGCGGCAAAGTTGAAGTTGCTAAAGCACGCGAGTATGGACGCACAAATCTTGTCATCAAGCGCAACGGCACAGAAAGTGCACTCTTCAAAAATGTGCCGAATTCGACGGTCTGGATGAGCCACGGCGATAAAGTTACAGCACTGCCGCCCGGTTTTTCAGTCATCGCAGAAAGTGAGAATTCTGAACTGTGCGCAGTAGAATATCTCGGCAATGGCAAGCGAATTTTTGGGCTGCAATTTCACCCTGAAGTGCATCATACAACATACGGCAAAGAGATTCTTGCCAACTTTCTTTTTGATGTTGCACATCTCACGCCAGATTGGTCACCACAGAGTTTTATTGAGTCAGAAATCGAAAAAATCCGTCTCACGGTTGGCAAAGAACATGCTATATGCGCACTCTCAGGCGGCGTAGATTCTACGGTTGCTGCCACACTGGTCAGTCGCGCAATCGGTAAGCGACTCAAATGTATTTTTGTCGATAACGGCTTGCTGCGCAAAAACGAAGCCAAGGAAGTAAAAGCCACACTCCATGGCTTAGGGCTAAATCTTAAAGTCGTCAAGGCTGCTGACCTTTTTCTTTCGCGCCTCAAACGCATCATTGACCCCGAAAAGAAACGCAAGATTATCGGTAAAACTTTTATTGACGTCTTTGAGTCACAGATTACACGCGAAAAATTTTTGGTTCAAGGCACGCTTTATCCTGATGTTATTGAAAGCGTCAATGTCAGGGGTCCTTCACAGACGATTAAGACGCACCACAATGTTGGCGGTTTGCCGAAGAACATGAAGCTCAAACTCATTGAGCCCTTGCGTGAACTCTTCAAAGATGAAGTGCGTGCCGTTGGCAAACTCTTAGGTGTACCCGCTCAGATTTTGAGCCGTCATCCTTTTCCTGGTCCTGGACTTGCGGTGCGCGTCATTGGTGAAGTCTCGCCCGCACGCTGCGCAATTTTGCGCGAGGCGGATGCGATTTTTATTGAGGAACTTCGCCATGCTGGACTTTACGACAAAGTCTGGCAAGCCTTTGCAGTGCTGCTGCCCATTCAAACTGTGGGTGTGATGGGCGACAACCGCACTTATGAAAATGTTATTGCCCTGCGTGCTGTCAATTCCACAGATGGCATGACTGCAGATTGGTCTGAGTTGCCGCACGACTTTCTTGCTAAGGTTTCAAATCGCATCATCAATGAAGTGCGCGGTGTCAATCGTGTGGTTTATGATATTAGTTCAAAACCACCCGCCACAATTGAATGGGAGTAG
- the recO gene encoding DNA repair protein RecO, which produces MVLRSIDYRDESKILTLYTREFGKLSAIAKGCRSPKSKYASAFELGSHIAVVLYKKTTREVQNISEASLKTPFLGITTSLERLRVMLQILELVRLVTEEEEPQPKIFYLLLESLRQIDVAKKNVINIFFFFQTHLVSLLGFKPSFTECVISGKNIMQELHAEDNRELVLLPERGGVALRKEAERLALSGKPISIQAFRWIQCLNEMPLNSVENLYLQNALGDEVAQILDIYLRFHIENLPPLRSQEIFNALTR; this is translated from the coding sequence ATCGTGCTGCGCTCAATTGACTACCGAGACGAGTCAAAAATTCTCACGCTCTACACCAGAGAATTCGGTAAGCTCTCGGCGATAGCCAAAGGCTGCCGTAGCCCAAAGAGCAAATATGCCTCAGCTTTTGAGCTGGGCTCGCACATCGCTGTGGTGCTCTACAAAAAAACAACACGCGAAGTGCAAAATATCTCCGAAGCCAGTCTCAAAACGCCCTTTCTGGGCATCACCACATCCTTAGAGCGGCTGCGTGTGATGCTGCAAATTCTAGAACTGGTGCGTTTAGTTACAGAAGAAGAAGAACCGCAGCCCAAAATTTTCTATCTTTTACTGGAAAGTCTGCGTCAAATTGATGTGGCAAAGAAGAACGTCATCAATATCTTCTTTTTCTTTCAAACGCACCTGGTCTCGCTCTTGGGCTTTAAGCCAAGTTTTACCGAGTGTGTTATTTCAGGCAAAAACATCATGCAAGAGCTGCATGCGGAAGACAACCGAGAGCTGGTGCTGCTGCCTGAGCGTGGTGGTGTGGCGCTGCGTAAAGAAGCTGAACGCTTAGCACTAAGCGGCAAACCCATATCAATTCAAGCCTTCCGCTGGATTCAGTGCCTTAACGAGATGCCGCTCAATTCAGTGGAAAATCTGTATCTTCAAAATGCGCTTGGCGACGAGGTGGCGCAAATTCTCGACATCTATCTTCGCTTCCATATCGAGAACCTGCCACCGCTGCGTAGTCAGGAAATTTTTAATGCGCTCACGCGTTAG